From Anabaena cylindrica PCC 7122, one genomic window encodes:
- a CDS encoding restriction endonuclease subunit S — protein sequence MYSVKINLPSLKEQQKIASILSGCTPLSLPCKRYLRSVVKSLIPLFEGYTKKP from the coding sequence TTGTATTCTGTAAAAATTAATCTTCCTTCACTCAAAGAACAACAAAAAATTGCCTCTATTCTCTCCGGTTGTACCCCTCTATCGTTACCTTGTAAGAGATACCTCCGTTCAGTCGTCAAATCCTTAATCCCCCTTTTCGAGGGTTATACAAAAAAACCCTAG